In the genome of Lacerta agilis isolate rLacAgi1 chromosome 2, rLacAgi1.pri, whole genome shotgun sequence, one region contains:
- the LOC117042460 gene encoding THAP domain-containing protein 3-like, whose translation MASCCSVPRCNNRRWRGARVTFHRFPLTKKDQLKKWLVNIGRQNFTPSHNDVVCSEHFRRTDFWGKVASGRRELKPGAVPTVVRRPKKGSGKGLAKMRKCLVRRKPPDLEPSSPTLADGESSVEAAASSKSDIVILEHSYSAPASPGEASHSMPQKFIINDGPL comes from the exons ATGGCGAGCTGTTGCTCAGTGCCCAGATGCAACAACCGGCGTTGGCGTGGAGCCCGTGTCACGTTTCACAG GTTTCCTCTCACCAAGAAAGACCAGTTGAAAAAGTGGCTCGTGAACATCGGACGCCAGAACTTCACTCCCTCGCACAACGACGTCGTGTGCTCAGAGCACTTTAGGAGGACGGATTTTTGGGGCAAAGTGGCTTCTGGGCGGCGGGAACTCAAACCCGGAGCAGTCCCGACTGTCGTTCGTCGACCGAAAAAG GGCTCTGGGAAGGGTCTCGCTAAAATGAGAAAGTGCCTCGTCCGGCGTAAACCGCCCGATCTGGAACCAAGCAGCCCAACATTGGCGGATGGCGAAAGCAGTGTCGAAGCAGCAGCCTCCTCCAAGAGCGATATCGTGATCCTGGAGCATTCGTACTCAGCGCCAGCAAGCCCAGGTGAAGCCAGCCACTCGATGCCACAAAAGTTCATAATAAATGACGGACCTCTGTGA